One genomic segment of Mytilus trossulus isolate FHL-02 chromosome 4, PNRI_Mtr1.1.1.hap1, whole genome shotgun sequence includes these proteins:
- the LOC134713753 gene encoding uncharacterized protein LOC134713753 yields the protein METSQKIALSKCNRILKKNITNLGEVLDFLLQYGCLTWDERNRIGMEKSSDEQCQHLLDVMIRRGRKCYEYFLVALTSSGNNHIAEEIKNTHEKGAEEWKLESMEENISEKNETINDLISRVNKLEGQLLLKSEKVEEAHVERIKTLEDIKELKEHTGKRDSDIRALITKNEELERIIQNLNAHIDYLKKEIQLKDFAIERMENDRRKTDSEHTKAMQDLRGQQQETHGVCKELMDRLTSQSKDIKALTKAFQNANNKGESYKISGPKHHQLRRENTMGSTKKDPHYLNGRMSTYAVNTPSSKNKKSFE from the exons ATGGAGACGTCACAAAAAATAGCTCTTTCAAAATGCAACAGaatattgaagaaaaatattacGAATCTTGGCGAGGTACTGGATTTTTTACTGCAGTATGGTTGTCTGACTTGGGATGAAAGGAACAGAATTGGTATGGAAAAATCTTCAGATGAACAATGCCAACATCTTCTAGATGTTATGATTCGGAGAGGAAGGAaatgttatgaatattttttggtgGCATTAACTTCTTCGGGAAATAATCACATTGCAGAGGAAATAAAGAATACGCACGAAAAAG GAGCTGAAGAATGGAAATTAGAATCAATGGAAGAAAATATTTCTGAGAAAAACGAAACCATTAATGATTTGATAAGTCGGGTCAACAAATTAGAGGGCCAGCTTCTGCTGAAGTCGGAGAAGGTTGAAGAGGCACATGTGGAAAGAATAAAAACTCTAGAAGATATAAAGGAACTCAAAGAACACACAGGCAAGCGAGATAGTGATATCAGAGCGCTAAtcacaaaaaatgaagaacTCGAGAGAATAATTCAAAATCTGAATGCTCATATTGATTACCTTAAGAAGGAAATACAATTGAAAGACTTTGCGATTGAGCGAATGGAGAATGATAGGAGAAAAACTGACAGTGAGCACACAAAAGCCATGCAAGATCTGAGGGGGCAGCAGCAAGAAACTCATGGGGTTTGCAAAGAACTTATGGATAGACTGACTAGCCAATCAAAAGATATCAAAGCATTAACCAAAGCTTTTCAGAATGCCAACAACAAAGGCGAGAGTTATAAAATCAGTGGACCTAAACATCATCAACTGAGGAGAGAAAACACAATGGGTTCAACTAAGAAAGATCCACACTATCTGAACGGACGAATGTCAACATATGCTGTAAACACGCCATCgtcgaaaaacaaaaaatcatttgagTAA
- the LOC134716453 gene encoding uncharacterized protein LOC134716453, with translation MVYNRLFAIFALAHFLICSFLLLNIFNNKTPTNSPIDYGIDEIPPGLFDDTNDSSKEVQPNMTKVNKRKGEITRKTKMKGNLTFKIVSPKISKVIKLLPTTQIKKDTKRTLIRQDEDDLEQWMSYAIKYCHGYIISYANLFFELSLVVINPRFSHGNKGGEKIESVLNQSEEREYLSLEKGYFQIPCLNCTEISKDTFGKDDPKSRWVNVIQCSNNTNDISLTRCYDFAIALTRFEYANFYHTMTDWFNTFLMAKLFKRTKRNLTILWIDAHPKGMLDTTWKTLFGTIIQTSSLSKPLTAMKLIWGINGYDSLLNQHHLSFIPYIEEFRKFFLKSHGLDVSHKLNCDRVNILVILRHDYIAHPRNPKGKIARKMKNENEILTSLSSLFPSVDVKGVQIDSYSMNKQLELVSKTDILIGVHGAGLSHTLFLPKHAGIIELYPFKVSLRKENFKAFARWRKLTYMSWKNLKEENEDNDVTYVPPNDLTDLVAKMLKKLRSK, from the coding sequence ATGGTTTATAATCGTCTCTTTGCAATATTTGCTTTGGCACACTTTCTTATCTGCAGCTTTCtacttttaaacatatttaacaataaaacacCAACAAACAGCCCAATAGATTACGGTATTGACGAAATACCTCCCGGTTTATTTGATGACACCAATGATTCAAGTAAAGAAGTACAACCAAATATGACTAAAGTAAATAAAAGGAAAGGAGAAAttacaagaaaaacaaaaatgaaaggaAACCTGACATTTAAGATAGTATCTCCGAAAATATCAAAAGTGATAAAATTATTGCCGACAACCcaaataaaaaaggatacaaaaagaaccCTAATCAGACAGGACGAAGATGACTTAGAACAATGGATGTCCTATGCAATAAAATATTGCCATGGCTATATTATTTCATATGCAAACTTATTTTTTGAATTATCATTGGTTGTTATAAATCCAAGATTCAGTCATGGAAACAAAGGAGGAGAAAAAATAGAATCTGTTTTGAACCAGTCGGAAGAAAGAGAATACCTCTCGTTAGAAAAGGGATATTTTCAGATTCCGTGTTTAAACTGTACAGAGATTTCAAAAGACACGTTTGGAAAAGATGACCCTAAATCTAGATGGGTTAACGTTATACAGTGTTCTAATAACACAAATGACATAAGTCTTACCAGGTGTTACGATTTTGCTATTGCTTTAACTAGGTTTGAATATGCTAATTTTTATCACACCATGACAGACTGgtttaatacttttttaatgGCAAAACTTTTTAAGAGAACGAAACGGAATTTAACGATACTATGGATAGACGCACATCCAAAGGGAATGTTAGATACAACGTGGAAGACTTTATTTGGAACTATTATACAAACAAGTTCTTTGAGCAAGCCTCTTACAGCAATGAAGTTGATATGGGGTATAAATGGGTACGACAGTTTACTCAACCAACACCATCTGTCATTTATTCCTTATATAGAAGAGTTCAGAAAGTTTTTCTTGAAATCTCATGGGTTAGATgtttcacataaacttaactGTGACCGAGTCAATATCCTTGTAATATTAAGACATGATTACATCGCTCATCCCAGGAATCCAAAGGGGAAGATAgcaagaaaaatgaaaaatgaaaacgaaATTTTGACCAGTTTGTCCAGTCTTTTTCCTAGTGTTGATGTAAAAGGAGTTCAGATAGACAGTTATTCAATGAACAAACAATTAGAATTGGTATCGAAAACGGACATTTTGATTGGTGTACATGGTGCCGGTTTGAGTCATACTCTGTTTCTCCCAAAACATGCCGGAATTATAGAACTTTATCCTTTTAAGGTCAGtctaagaaaagaaaatttcaaagcaTTTGCTAGATGGAGAAAACTAACGTATATGTCCTGGAAGAATTTgaaagaagaaaatgaagacAACGATGTTACATATGTTCCACCTAATGATCTTACGGATTTGGTTGCTAAAATGTTGAAGAAATTAAGATcaaaatga
- the LOC134713754 gene encoding uncharacterized protein LOC134713754, translated as MDSNYKTALSKCNLFIKKNITNIGEVMDNLLKDDSLTWDERSKIGLEKDSDEQCQILLEILIRRGGNNYNNFLDALSLSGNNHIVDEIEKAAKKIANSGRKFPSAENLFEDRKKCMDDAKLRVIELEEKLNNKKEKLSTVHDQQIRALEDLKKLKDKANNQGGEIRILEMKNQDMEREISRLKQTIDYLQKQITLKDAALKRVADEKRKLEVEHTRAIQNLERKQDQTQKTCEKLSENVVALTKAVVSLHAEIKTQQSKEQPRQYQLDMSNETPRIQQPRRDKQNLVNKSLRTLPHKVSTCNFGEGAWKNKKSNR; from the exons ATGGATTCAAACTATAAAACAGCACTTTCAAAATGCAAtctttttattaagaaaaatatcacaaacatTGGTGAAGTGATGGACAATTTACTAAAAGATGACAGTCTGACTTGGGACGAAAGGAGTAAGATAGGTTTAGAAAAAGACAGCGATGAGCAATGTCAAATTCTCCTAGAAATATTGATAAGAAGAGGTGGAAACAACTATAATAACTTTTTGGACGCTCTGTCTCTTTCTGGAAACAACCATATTGTAGATGAAATTGAAAAGGCCGCAAAAAAAATTG CCAACAGTGGTAGAAAATTCCCATCAGCAGAAAATCTCTTTGAAGATAGGAAAAAGTGCATGGATGACGCAAAATTACGAGTTATTGAATTAGaagaaaagttaaataataaaaaggaaAAGCTGTCTACAGTGCATGACCAGCAAATAAGAGCGCTTGAAGATTTAAAGAAGTTGAAGGACAAGGCCAACAACCAAGGAGGAGAAATACGAATActggaaatgaaaaatcaagacatggaaaggGAAATCAGTAGACTTAAGCAAACAATTGACTATTTACAGAAACAAATTACTCTGAAAGATGCCGCGTTAAAAAGAGTAGCGGATGAAAAAAGAAAGCTGGAAGTTGAACATACAAGGGctattcaaaatttagaaagaaAACAGGACCAAACACAGAAAACGTGTGAAAAATTATCGGAAAATGTTGTCGCTCTAACAAAAGCAGTCGTTTCCTTACATGCCgaaataaaaacacaacaatCAAAGGAACAGCCAAGACAGTATCAACTAGATATGTCAAACGAGACACCGAGAATTCAACAGCCAAGGCGAGATAAACAAAATCTTGTCAATAAAAGCCTCAGAACATTGCCGCATAAAGTGTCAACTTGTAATTTTGGCGAAGGAGCATGGAAAAACAAAAAGTCAAACCGgtga